The sequence ATAAAGATATTAATTTCAGTGTATACATTTAAATTGATTGGTTTCCGTCTTTAACATATTGATATTGCTGGAAAAAAATTGTGTAGCCACACATTTGCAAGGTTTTCTTAATAAAGTCACGCTAGGATTTTAGAATATAATTGATCTCCGATAAAAAGCATCACCCCTTCCCCTTTTGCTCTTTTTATCATTGTATCTGAAAATCCTTTCTTACTAAAAAGACAAAAAAGCTCTTTTCTGTTTTTATCTCCCCATTTGACCTTTTTAGCCTTATTTTTCAGGTTCTCATAAATATCCAGCCCTACTGGCTTTTTGCTCCATTTAACCTCTCCAAATAAAATTAAATTTAAATCTTTATTTATGCCAATTATGTCAATTTCTGTATATTTATTCCACCACTTACCAATAGATGTAAAGTGGAAAGATTCACTATACCTCTGTATAGTTTCAATGGCGACTTTTTCGTAAACAAGTGAAAGGTGCTGAGGCACTCCTTCCCTGATACTTTTAAGGACATTGTCTATCTTTCCCATCTCTAATTCAGCACGCCTTGGAAAGATAAATTTAAACCAGAATTGAAAGAATTCTTCTGTAATTCTATAGAGACCCTTTTTGCTCTTAAGGGGTCTTTCTTCAGTAACAGGAATTTCCCTTTCTACAATCTTGAGGTCAGAGAGAACCCCAAGATATTTGTTTGCCACTGGTTGGGGGATTCCTGTGGCATTCACTATTTCTGAAAGCTTTCTTTTTCCTTGGGCAATAGCCTGAAGAAGGGCAAAATAATATCTTGGTTCCCTCAGTTCCTCTCTCAGGATAAACTCAACTTCATCATAGAGCATCTGCCCCTTTTTCAAGACATGGTCTTTGAGATTTCCGATGGAATCCTTCTTATTTGAAAATTGAAGCCAGTAAGCAGGAATCCCACCCGCTATGGCAAAATGGAAAAGTCTATCTTCAAAGGTCTTCCCCCTCCTAAATCTGCTGACATTTTCGAAAGTCATGGGGTCAATCTTCCACTGTCCTGTTCTCCTGCCATAAAGGGGCGACCTGTAGCCGAGGACCTCTGTCTCCATCATTGCGATACTTGAACCAAGAAGGATAAGGTATATACTACTTTTAGACCAGTATTCATCCCACGCCTTCTGAAACAGACTCGGAATTGCAGGATTGGACTGTATTAAATAGGGGAATTCGTCTACTACCAGCACAAATCTCAGGCTTTTTTCTTTGATGTATCTAAAGCATTCTTCCCATTCAGCAAATCCCCTTGTCAAAAGGAGAGGTTCATTAAAGAATTGCCCGATAGCAATAGAGAATCTTCTTAACTGTTCAGTCTCATTGGTGCTTTCTGAGAGGAAATACACATGGGGCTTATTCTTTACAAACTGTCTTACAAGTTCAGTCTTGCCGACCCTGCGTTTTCCCCATAGGATTATAAGCTGGGCCTTCTGCTCTTTCCACTTTTCTTCGAGAAATGCTAATTCCTTCTCCCTGTTGATAAATTCCACATCAAAACCTCCTTAAAATATACTTTAGAGTATTATACTCAAGAGTATATAAAAAAGCAAATGGGCGAATTGCCTCATCTTAAACAGAAGGCTCGCCGCAATCCCGTCCCTTCAGGGGCAGGTAAGGCGAGCAATATTAATGATAAAATATCTTGTCGTCGAAGAATCCCCGCCATTTATGGCGGAGTTCTTCAATCTAACCAAAAAATGGATATACTAATGATAATAAATAAATTTATGTAGGGCAGAGCTTTAGCCCTGCAAATTAACCCTGAATCAAGTTCAGGGCTAAAGGCTTGCCCTACAAATTAATTATTGCTTTTTCAGAGCTCTATACACAAAATATTTTACGCTACCACTTAAAAAATGGAACCTTCCATTAATTTTTTATCCCATTCGTAGAATTCATTGCTAAAATAGACGACTCTTTTCTTTTTAAATTCCTTTAAACTGGATAGAATTTCGTAATCTTTTATTCCTGTTTTTTCAGAGATTCTCTTAACAATTTCATAACAATCTTCTTCCTTTCTGCAGTGTATCATTGTAAATAGAGAATAGGGCCAGTTCGGGTAGGTGGGTCTCTGATAACAGTGGCTCACTGCATTGAATGAAGCCATTATTTTTCCACATTTATCGATGTATTTTTCATCAACAACCCAGACAACCATGGCGTTAAATTTAAACCCTAAATTTCTGTGATATAGCACAGCTGACATTCTTCTCATGATTTTTTTATCAATCAGAGATTTTGCGATTTTTATTAAATTATTTTGGGATATATCAATTCTTTCTGATAACTCTTTAAAGGGTTCTGGTTCTAAAGGAAGGTCATTTTGCAATTCCTTGATACAGGATATCTCAAGAGATGAAAGTTTGGGGATATAATCCCTGGGTTTAAATTCATTTCTACGTTCATTTTGCACTGTAATAGATTCAGTTCCACTGGCATCAAGGTTTACCCCAATTTTAAAAACTTTAATCGCAGGAAGGATAAGATAGTTTTTTGCTTTTGAAAGAAGATAAATTTTTTCTACAGTTTTTTCTAAATTTAGCTCAGAGGGTAATGCTAAAGTAAACCATAGATTGAACCTATGATTTCTTAGATAATTATGACTTACCCCAGGATGAGAATTTATAATTTTTGCTGCCTTTTCTAAATTTTTTTCTGCAACTTCAAAAGCTACCAGGATACTGCTATATCCAAGACTCTGGGCGTTAAATATCCCCCTGATTTCTCTTATTATTTTTTCTTTTTTAAGATTGTTTATTCTTTCAATCACTTCATTTTCTCCGATTTCCAATAAATCTCCGATCTTTTTGAAAGGTCTTTTTTGCAATGGAATCTGTCTCTGAATTAAATTTAATAATTCTTTATCTTTATCGTCGATATTATTCATTGTTATCTCAGGAGAATATAGATTTCAATGACTCGTAGTTCGCTTTTATCGTGAGTTCTAAATCTTTTTCAGTATGGGCTGAGGATAAAAATATTGCTTCAAATTGTGATGAAGCTATGTAAATTCCTTTTTTTAGCATGTATCTGAAATAGATAGAAAACTTTTCTGTGTCAGATTTCTGGGCTGATTCAAAATCATTTATCTTTTCTTTTGTAAAGTAAAGGCAGCTCATCGAATTAAATCTTATATAATTTAAAGGAGCCTTTAATTTTTTTATGTTTTCTTTTATTCCTTCCTCAAGAATTCTTGATTTAATCTCAAGTTTTTCGTAAAAATCTGGAGTATTTTTTATTAAATTAAGAGTCTCATAACCTGCTCTCATTGCGACTGGATTGCCGGATAAAGTGCCTGCCTGATAAACAGGTCCTTCAGGGGATATTAAACTCATTATTTCATTTTTCCCTCCATAAGCTCCAACAGGAAATCCCCCTCCTATTATCTTCCCAAGTGTTGTCAGATCAGGGTTTACATTAAAAATTTTCTGGGCTCCTCCAAAATTTACTCTAAAACCAGTCATAACCTCATCAAAGATGAGCAATATTTTTTCATTTTCTGTTATTTCTCTCAGCTGATTCAGAAAATTATCCTCAGGAATGACGCATCCCATGTTTCCTGCAACTGGCTCAATGATAATTGCTGCAATTTTTCCCTTGTTCTCATCCACAAGCTTCTTTACTGAGTTTATATCATTAAATTTTGCATTCAATGTATCTTTCGCTGAACTCCTGGTAATGCCTGGGCTTGAAGGTGTGCCAAAAGTTAAGGCTCCTGAACCAGCTTTAATCAGAAAGCTATCGCTATGGCCATGGTAACATCCTTCAAACTTTATAATTTTATCTCTATTGGTATAAGCCCTTGCCACTCTTATGGCACTCATGGTCGCCTCAGTTCCTGAATTTACCATTCTTATTTTTTTAATTGAAGGAATTGCTTCAATTATCAATTCAGCAAGTTTTATCTCATGTACATTTGGAGCTCCGAAGCTTATTCCTTTTTCTACAGATTCTTTTATAGCTTTTACTATCTGTGGGTGTGAGTGACCGAGAATCAGAGGTCCCCATGAAAGAATATAATCAATGTATTCCTTCCCCTCTGAATCCCATATTCTTGAGCCCAATCCTTTCTCGATAAATACTGGAGTTTTCCTAACATTTTTAAATGCTCTAACAGGAGAATTTACTCCTCCCGGCATCAGTTTCTTCGCTTTTTCATATAGTTTCTTATTAGTTTTCATTTTCTGCTCATATTATTTTCTTAATTTTTGGCTGATAAATGCAAAAGGGTTCTTCATCTAAGTAATTTCCAGAAATAGCATAAGCTCTTGCTCTGCATCCACTGCATATTTTTCTATATTCACAGTATCCACATCTTCCATTGTACCCATCAATGTATCTTATCTCCTGAAAAAGAGACGATTCATCCCATATTTTTTTAAAATCCAAATTTTCTTTTCTTAAATCTCCTGCTTCAACATCGAGGAAACCGCAAATTTGAACTTTCCCGGTATGGGAAATAAAAGCAAAGCTTTGTCCTCCCATACATCCTTTCGTCATGGCATCAAGCCCATGAGTCTGAACGTTAACAGGTCTTCCTTTTGCTCTTTCTCTTTCTCTGAGGATTCTATAATAGTGAGGTGCGCATGTCGGTTTAAAATTAATCGGATTTTCTTCTCTTTTTTCATATACCCAATTGAGTATCCTTTCATATTCTTGGGGAGACAATTCCAGGTGAGCCATGTTTTTTCCCCTTCCAGTTGGAACAAGCAAAAATGGATGGAAAGATATCGCTCCAAGTTTTACAGCTAAATTGAGAATTTGAGGAAGTTCCTGATAGTTTAACTTGCTCACTGTTGTATTTATTTGAAATTCTATTCCTTCCTTTCTTGCGATTTCTGCAGCTTTAATAACATCTCTAAAAGCGCCTTTGACCTGTCTTAAGCCATCGTGAGTCTCTTCATCCGCTCCATCTATACTAAGACTTATTCTTTTAATCCCTGATTGTTTCATTTTTTCAATTGAGCTTTCTGAAACGAGAATCCCGCATGGAGCCATTACCATTTTTAGGCCTGATTGAGTGCCATAGGAGGCGATTTCAAAAATGTCGTTTCTCATCATCGGCTCTCCGCCAGTCAAGATTATTATTGGCTTTGCGAAAGATGAAATATTTTCAAGAATTTTAAAGCATTCTTCAGTGGTTAATTCATCTTGAAAAAAATCTGCCGAGGCTCCAGCTCTGCAGTGTTTACATTTTAGATTGCAAGTCCTGGTGACCTCAAAAGCTATCAGTTTTGGAATAAATTTTTGTTCCATAATTCCATTTGATTCAAAAATGGCCCGAAATATTAAAGTCAAATCTCAACACTAATACAAACGAATTAAATAAATTGACATGTAGGGCATGGCTTTAGCCTTGCATTAAGCAACCCTGAAGGGTTGCCCTACAAATTATTTATTGCTTTTGTATTAATAATAAACATTAGTCTTGACCCAAGAAAGCATTGGTGTCAGGCCTGACACCCCTTTTTCCACTTTTCAACTTTCTTGCCATGTCTTTTGCAAAATAAGTAAGAATTAAATCTGCCCCTGCTCTTTTTATCGAGGTTAATATTTCATACACGATTTTTTCTTCATCTATCCATCCTAATTTAGAGGCAGCTTTTACCATCGAAAATTCTCCGCTTACGTTATATGCAGCAATGGGCACAGAAAATCTATTTTTTGCCTGAGAGATTATGTCAAGATAGGATAGAGCTGGTTTTATCATTACAATGTCAGCTCCTTCTTCAATGTCTAACTCTATTTCTCTCAATGCTTCTCTTTGATTAGCAGGGTCCATCTGATATGATTTTCTGTCTCCAAATTTTGGAGCAGATTCTGCTGCTTCTCTGAACGGGCCGTAAAAAGCAGAGGCAAATTTTGCAGAATATGCCATTATGGGGATATTTATTAATCCATTCGAATCAAGAGCTTCTCTTATAGCCTTAACTCTTCCGTCCATCATGTCTGATGGAGCAATTATATCAGCTCCAGCATTTGCATACACAACACTTGCTTTAGCAAGAAGTTTTAAGGTCTCATCATTTTTTACATATCCATTTTCGACAATCCCGCAATGACCATGACTTGTATATTCACACATGCATACATCAGCGATCAGTATCAAGTCTGGTATTTCTTTTTTTATTGATTTTAGAGCCTGAGGAATTATTCCATTCTCATCGTAGGCTTCAGATCCTTTCTCATCTTTTCTCTCAGGAATTCCAAAAAGTATAACTGCTGGAATTCCAAGATTGAGGACTTCCTTGCATTCCTCAACCAGCATATCTACTGAAAATTGATAGTTTCCGGGCATTGATTTTATTTCATTTTTAATTTTTCTGTCGGGTCTTACAAAAAGGGGATAGATTAAATCGTTAATTGAAAGCTCTGTTTCTTTGACCATATTTCTTATAACTTCATTTTTTCTCAAACGTCTCATTCGATTCACAGGAAAGCTCATATTTTCCTCCTTATTTAAGACCTATTTCTTCATCGGTAAGATAGCATGCAGGGTCTTTTTCCCATACATCTCCTGTTTTTGCTTCAGCTCTCACTCTGAAATTTCCATTGCAGATATTGATCCATCTGCATCTTAAGCATTTTCCTTTTAAATAGGGCTTTCTGTATTTCAATTTCGCTATAAGGGGATCAGACAAATCCTCCCATATCTGGCTGAATTTTTTTTCTCTAACATTTCCAAAGGAATAATGCCTCCAGAATTGGTCTGGGTGAACATTGCCGTCCCAGGAGATGCATCCAATTCCTATTCCAGTGCTATTTCCTCCGTTCATTTGAAGAAGCTTCAGAACATCGTTTGATCTCGGATTCTTTTCTTTTTTCATTCTAAGGTAAAGATAGACTCCGTCTGCATGATTATCAACAGTTAACACTTCTTTAGGGAAGCCTCTTTCATACATTTCTTTTGTTTTATCAATTATTAAATCTACTGTGGCCCTTGTTTCTCCATGAGAAAGGTCTTCATCGATAAGTTCTGAACCTCTTCCTGAATAAACAAGGTGATAGAAACATATTCGTTGAATATTTTCTTCAACGATTAGATTAAAGATCTCGGGAATATCTTTTACATTTCTTTTATTGATTGTAAACCTCAGGCCTACTTTTAATCCCTGTTCCTGGCAATTTCTTATTCCTCCAATTGCTCTTTTAAAAGCCCCTTTAACACCTCTGAAGTTATCGTTTGTTTCCTCAATTCCATCAAGACTTATTCCCACATAAGACAATCCTATTTTTTTAAGGGACCTTGCAACATCTTTTGTGATGAGCGTTCCGTTGGTTGAAACAACCGTTCTGATTCCTAAATTTTTTGCATGAATTGCCAATTCGAAAAAATCCTTTCTTATCAATGGCTCTCCGCCTGAGAAAAGAAGAACAGGTACTCCATAGGATGCAAGGTCTTCTATTAATTTTTTTGCTTCATGGGTAGTTAGCTCATCTTCATAAATTTTATTAGTTGATTGAGAATAGCAATGAACACATTTAAGGTTGCAAGTTCGGGTCATATTCCAGACAACAACTGGTTTTTTGTCTTCAGAGAACTGAAGAAGGTTTGAGGGAAGGTTTTTTGATTTTCTTCCGTATCTGAGTAAATCAGACGGTTCAACTGTTCCAAGGTATAGTTTAGATATTCCTATCATTTGTTTTCCTTTTTGTAATAATTTAAAATTGACTCCACCAGTCCGGGAATTATATGAATTTTTGCTTCAACATCAGGCGTATAGCCTAATTCTTTAAGAGTATGGGAGGTAACAGGACCGATGCTTGCTATTTTAGCTCCATCAATTTTCAGCTTTAGACTAAAGAAATTTTTTACAGTTGAAGAACTTGTAAATGTTATAAAATCTATTTTTTCTTTATTAATGTATTCTCTAACTTCTTCAGGTATATTTAATTCTCTCTCTGTTCTGTAGGCTACAATTGATTCAACTTCTGCTCCCTCTTTTTTAAGTTCATTTTCGATTAAATCTCTTGCTATATCTGCTCTGGGAAGAAGAATTTTTTTCCCGATAATTTTTTCCTTCTTTTTAAATTCCTTCAGGAATATTTCACTTGTAAATTCAGAAGGGTAGAAATCAACTTTGAGATTGAAACTTTCAATAAATTCTTTTGTAGCAGTGCCAATGGCTGCTATCTTTATTCCGTAAAGTTCCCTTAAGTCTTTTTTTATTTTTAGAAATCGTTCGATAAAGAATTTAAAACTATTTATACTTGTAAAAACAATCCAGTTAAAAGTTTTTATTCTCTTCATTGCATTATCTAAAGGCTTTAAATTGCGGGGTGGCAAAATTTTAATCGTAGGAATTTCTATCGTTTCAGCTCCCAGATCCTCCAGCAGTTCAGCTAATTTACTTGTCTGCTCACGGCTTCTTGTAATGATTATTTTTTTTCCAAAAAGAAGTTTTGATTCATACCAGTTTAATTTTTCTCTCAGTTTAACTATTTCTCCAATAACGATTATCGCAGGAGGTTCAAAATTGTTTTTCTTTGCTAATTTAACGATATTTTTTAAATTTCCCATAATTGTTTTTTGAGAGGGAAGTGTTCCAAGTCTTATTATAGCCACAGGTGTTTCTGGCGATTTTCCATATCTTAAGAGATTTTGAACAATTTTTTCTATATTCTTCATCCCCATGTAAAATATTAGAGTTTCGTAAGCGGAGGAAATCTTTTCCCAGTTTAGTCTGCTTCCTTTTTTTGAAGAATCCTCATGTCCAGTGATCAATCCAATTGTTGTATTAAAAACTCTGTGGCTTACGGGAATCCCTGCATAGGCAGGAACAGCCACTGCTGCTGTTATACCCGGAACTACTTCAAATGGAATCCCTTTTTCAGCTAAATACAATGCTTCCTCTCCTCCTCTTCCGAACACAAATGGATCTCCTCCTTTTAATCTAACAACTATCTCCTTTTCTTTTGATTTTTCTTCCATTAATTTATTTATTGATTCCTGAGGAAGGGTGTGTTCTCCTGAGCTTTTTCCCACGTAAATTAGCTCTGCATTTTCTTTTACTTCTTTTAAAAGTTTTTTATTTATAAGGTTGTCATAAATAACAACATCAGCTTTTTTTAAAAACCTGAGACCTTTTACAGATATCAGTTCCGGGTCTCCAGGCCCTGCTCCTATCAAATACACCTTTCCTTTCATATTAGTTCTAAAATAAATTTTTGTTAATAAGTAAAGTTTTGAGGTAAGATAATCTGATAAAAATTTTCTGAGCACCCTTACTGTTCAAAGAAATCTCCTTTATTTTCTTTTATAGAGAGGAGGATTTCTTTTCCTCCCTTTTCAATCAGAGTATTTGCAAGGTTTTCTCCAATTTCTTCACTTTCCTCAGGATAACCATCAATTTTTCCTCTTATTATTTTTGTTCCTTCTAAATTAGATATCATTCCTGTGAGTTTTATTTTATTATCTTCTATAAGTGCTACTGCTCCAACTGGAATCTGGCAGCCTCCTCCAGGTATCTTATCCCTTAAATATTTTTTGTTATCATGTTGAAACACGATACTTTTCTGGTGTGTCCACGATATTCTCCTTAAAAAGCTTCTCTCAGCTTTTATAGATTGAAAAGCCTTATAGTCATTTAAATTCCTGACAATTTTATAAATCTCTTCATCATCTTTTCTTATTTCAATCGCTATGGCTCCCTGACCCGGAGCTGGAAGCATTGTATCAAAAGGAATTATTTCAGATATAAAAGATTCAAGGTTGAGTCTTTTTATGCCTGCATATGAAACGATGATTCCATCTAAACCCAAGCTTTCAAGTTTTTTGATTCTCGTGTCTATGTTTCCTCTGATAGTTTCTATTCTTATATCATTTCTGAAGTATAAAATTTGAGAAATTCTTCTCAAGCTGCTGGTTCCGATTTTTGCTCCATAAGGAAGTTCGTTCAGCTTATATTTGGAGATTAAAACATCATTTGGGATTTCCCTTTCCGGGACTGCAGCAATTATCAATTCCTCTGGTAAATCCGTGGGCAAATCTTTCATGCTGTGAACAGCTAAATCAATTTTTCGTTCTATAAGAGCATTTTCAATTTCTTTTGTGAAGATTCCTTTATCGTTTATTTTTGAAAGGGGAGTATCAAGAATTTTATCTCCTTTTGTTTTAATCGGAATTATTTCAGCCTTTAAATTATTTAATTTCTCTAATTTATTTTTTACAAAGTTTGCCTGCCAGAGGGATAGCTTACTTCCTCTTGTTCCAATTTTAATTTTCATTCTTTTCATGTGTTTTTTCAAGCTCAAAAATTTCTCTTATAGTATCAAGTCGAAGAAGACCTATTTCAGAATCTTCATTGAATTCTTTTATTTTAGTCATCGGCCCATGCAGGATCTTATTAACAAGGCTTTTTGCAAAAATATCGAGCATTTCTATGTTTTCTTCTTTGAAATATTTCTTGTTTTTTTGAATCTCAGCGTTCCTTATATGTTCAACTTTTTCCTTTAACTTCTGGATTAGTGGTGAAACTTTTAAGGATCTGAACCAGGAAAAAAATTTTTTTACTTCCTCTTCTATAATTGCTTCAGCTTTTGGAATTTCAGCAAATCTTCTGGCTAAATTCTTATCAGAAATAGTCTGAAGGTCATCGATTGAATAGAGAAACACATTGTATAGTTTGTTTATCTCTGGTTCAAAATCTCTTGGAACAGCAATGTCTATTATAAAGATAGGTCTATGATTTCTAAAATTCATTATTGATTTCATTTGATCAAGTATTATAATCGGTTCAGCTGAGCCTGTTGAACTTATTACAATGTCTACTTTATTAAGGATCTCAGTAATTTTATCGAACGGAATTGCTTCAGCTTCCATTTTTTTAGCTAAATCTTCTGCCTTAGAAAAAGTTCTGTTAGCAATGAATAGTTTTTTAATACCCTTCTCTTTTAAAAGTTGTGCTGTTAGCTCTCCTGTTTCGCCTGCTCCTATTAAAAGGCTTGGATGGGATGAGATGTCCTTAAATATTTTTTGAGCCATTTCCACTGCAATACTGCTTACTGAAACTACTCCAGATCCTATATCTGTTTCGGATCTAACTCTTTTTCCAACTCTGAATGAGTTATGAAAGAGCTTATTAAGGATTATCCCATTTGTCCCGGCCTGACATGAGAGTGAATAAGCCTGCTTAATCTGACCAAGGATTTGATTTTCTCCAACAGCCATTGAATCGAGCCCTGAGGCTACTTCAAAGATATGTTTTATCGATTGTTCTAAATTTAAGATATATGAAATTTTTTCATCGATCAATAAATTTATTCCTTTTTTTAAGTATATAAAATTAAAAATATAATCAATTACTTCAGCCCTTAAAGAAGTGGTGACAAGATATAATTCAGTCCTGTTGCAGGTTGAAAGGATTGAAGATTCTTTTATAAGATTTTTTTCTTTTTTGATTTCTTTAAGAGATTCAAAAATTTCAGATGAAGAGAATACTAATTTTTCCCTTATATCAAGAGGAGCTGTTTTATGATTTACGCCAATTGTTATTAAATCCATTTTTTTATTTTATTTTTAATTTTTTTTATGTCTTTTTTTGTCAGGGAGAGGATATTTTCGGAATTTACAATGGATTCTAAAATTTTCTCCCTTTTCTTTTCATCATCAGGGTAGATTTTCTTTAATTTTTTTCTAAGTTTTCCCAAGAGATTAAGCAGTTCTATTACTTCATCATTTATGAGATT is a genomic window of Acidobacteriota bacterium containing:
- a CDS encoding ATP-binding protein; protein product: MEFINREKELAFLEEKWKEQKAQLIILWGKRRVGKTELVRQFVKNKPHVYFLSESTNETEQLRRFSIAIGQFFNEPLLLTRGFAEWEECFRYIKEKSLRFVLVVDEFPYLIQSNPAIPSLFQKAWDEYWSKSSIYLILLGSSIAMMETEVLGYRSPLYGRRTGQWKIDPMTFENVSRFRRGKTFEDRLFHFAIAGGIPAYWLQFSNKKDSIGNLKDHVLKKGQMLYDEVEFILREELREPRYYFALLQAIAQGKRKLSEIVNATGIPQPVANKYLGVLSDLKIVEREIPVTEERPLKSKKGLYRITEEFFQFWFKFIFPRRAELEMGKIDNVLKSIREGVPQHLSLVYEKVAIETIQRYSESFHFTSIGKWWNKYTEIDIIGINKDLNLILFGEVKWSKKPVGLDIYENLKNKAKKVKWGDKNRKELFCLFSKKGFSDTMIKRAKGEGVMLFIGDQLYSKILA
- a CDS encoding Lrp/AsnC family transcriptional regulator yields the protein MNNIDDKDKELLNLIQRQIPLQKRPFKKIGDLLEIGENEVIERINNLKKEKIIREIRGIFNAQSLGYSSILVAFEVAEKNLEKAAKIINSHPGVSHNYLRNHRFNLWFTLALPSELNLEKTVEKIYLLSKAKNYLILPAIKVFKIGVNLDASGTESITVQNERRNEFKPRDYIPKLSSLEISCIKELQNDLPLEPEPFKELSERIDISQNNLIKIAKSLIDKKIMRRMSAVLYHRNLGFKFNAMVVWVVDEKYIDKCGKIMASFNAVSHCYQRPTYPNWPYSLFTMIHCRKEEDCYEIVKRISEKTGIKDYEILSSLKEFKKKRVVYFSNEFYEWDKKLMEGSIF
- the hemL gene encoding glutamate-1-semialdehyde 2,1-aminomutase; this encodes MKTNKKLYEKAKKLMPGGVNSPVRAFKNVRKTPVFIEKGLGSRIWDSEGKEYIDYILSWGPLILGHSHPQIVKAIKESVEKGISFGAPNVHEIKLAELIIEAIPSIKKIRMVNSGTEATMSAIRVARAYTNRDKIIKFEGCYHGHSDSFLIKAGSGALTFGTPSSPGITRSSAKDTLNAKFNDINSVKKLVDENKGKIAAIIIEPVAGNMGCVIPEDNFLNQLREITENEKILLIFDEVMTGFRVNFGGAQKIFNVNPDLTTLGKIIGGGFPVGAYGGKNEIMSLISPEGPVYQAGTLSGNPVAMRAGYETLNLIKNTPDFYEKLEIKSRILEEGIKENIKKLKAPLNYIRFNSMSCLYFTKEKINDFESAQKSDTEKFSIYFRYMLKKGIYIASSQFEAIFLSSAHTEKDLELTIKANYESLKSIFS
- a CDS encoding radical SAM protein is translated as MEQKFIPKLIAFEVTRTCNLKCKHCRAGASADFFQDELTTEECFKILENISSFAKPIIILTGGEPMMRNDIFEIASYGTQSGLKMVMAPCGILVSESSIEKMKQSGIKRISLSIDGADEETHDGLRQVKGAFRDVIKAAEIARKEGIEFQINTTVSKLNYQELPQILNLAVKLGAISFHPFLLVPTGRGKNMAHLELSPQEYERILNWVYEKREENPINFKPTCAPHYYRILRERERAKGRPVNVQTHGLDAMTKGCMGGQSFAFISHTGKVQICGFLDVEAGDLRKENLDFKKIWDESSLFQEIRYIDGYNGRCGYCEYRKICSGCRARAYAISGNYLDEEPFCIYQPKIKKII
- the hemB gene encoding porphobilinogen synthase codes for the protein MSFPVNRMRRLRKNEVIRNMVKETELSINDLIYPLFVRPDRKIKNEIKSMPGNYQFSVDMLVEECKEVLNLGIPAVILFGIPERKDEKGSEAYDENGIIPQALKSIKKEIPDLILIADVCMCEYTSHGHCGIVENGYVKNDETLKLLAKASVVYANAGADIIAPSDMMDGRVKAIREALDSNGLINIPIMAYSAKFASAFYGPFREAAESAPKFGDRKSYQMDPANQREALREIELDIEEGADIVMIKPALSYLDIISQAKNRFSVPIAAYNVSGEFSMVKAASKLGWIDEEKIVYEILTSIKRAGADLILTYFAKDMARKLKSGKRGVRPDTNAFLGQD
- the ahbC gene encoding 12,18-didecarboxysiroheme deacetylase, whose product is MIGISKLYLGTVEPSDLLRYGRKSKNLPSNLLQFSEDKKPVVVWNMTRTCNLKCVHCYSQSTNKIYEDELTTHEAKKLIEDLASYGVPVLLFSGGEPLIRKDFFELAIHAKNLGIRTVVSTNGTLITKDVARSLKKIGLSYVGISLDGIEETNDNFRGVKGAFKRAIGGIRNCQEQGLKVGLRFTINKRNVKDIPEIFNLIVEENIQRICFYHLVYSGRGSELIDEDLSHGETRATVDLIIDKTKEMYERGFPKEVLTVDNHADGVYLYLRMKKEKNPRSNDVLKLLQMNGGNSTGIGIGCISWDGNVHPDQFWRHYSFGNVREKKFSQIWEDLSDPLIAKLKYRKPYLKGKCLRCRWINICNGNFRVRAEAKTGDVWEKDPACYLTDEEIGLK
- the cobA gene encoding uroporphyrinogen-III C-methyltransferase codes for the protein MKGKVYLIGAGPGDPELISVKGLRFLKKADVVIYDNLINKKLLKEVKENAELIYVGKSSGEHTLPQESINKLMEEKSKEKEIVVRLKGGDPFVFGRGGEEALYLAEKGIPFEVVPGITAAVAVPAYAGIPVSHRVFNTTIGLITGHEDSSKKGSRLNWEKISSAYETLIFYMGMKNIEKIVQNLLRYGKSPETPVAIIRLGTLPSQKTIMGNLKNIVKLAKKNNFEPPAIIVIGEIVKLREKLNWYESKLLFGKKIIITRSREQTSKLAELLEDLGAETIEIPTIKILPPRNLKPLDNAMKRIKTFNWIVFTSINSFKFFIERFLKIKKDLRELYGIKIAAIGTATKEFIESFNLKVDFYPSEFTSEIFLKEFKKKEKIIGKKILLPRADIARDLIENELKKEGAEVESIVAYRTERELNIPEEVREYINKEKIDFITFTSSSTVKNFFSLKLKIDGAKIASIGPVTSHTLKELGYTPDVEAKIHIIPGLVESILNYYKKENK
- the hemC gene encoding hydroxymethylbilane synthase — encoded protein: MKIKIGTRGSKLSLWQANFVKNKLEKLNNLKAEIIPIKTKGDKILDTPLSKINDKGIFTKEIENALIERKIDLAVHSMKDLPTDLPEELIIAAVPEREIPNDVLISKYKLNELPYGAKIGTSSLRRISQILYFRNDIRIETIRGNIDTRIKKLESLGLDGIIVSYAGIKRLNLESFISEIIPFDTMLPAPGQGAIAIEIRKDDEEIYKIVRNLNDYKAFQSIKAERSFLRRISWTHQKSIVFQHDNKKYLRDKIPGGGCQIPVGAVALIEDNKIKLTGMISNLEGTKIIRGKIDGYPEESEEIGENLANTLIEKGGKEILLSIKENKGDFFEQ
- the hemA gene encoding glutamyl-tRNA reductase translates to MDLITIGVNHKTAPLDIREKLVFSSSEIFESLKEIKKEKNLIKESSILSTCNRTELYLVTTSLRAEVIDYIFNFIYLKKGINLLIDEKISYILNLEQSIKHIFEVASGLDSMAVGENQILGQIKQAYSLSCQAGTNGIILNKLFHNSFRVGKRVRSETDIGSGVVSVSSIAVEMAQKIFKDISSHPSLLIGAGETGELTAQLLKEKGIKKLFIANRTFSKAEDLAKKMEAEAIPFDKITEILNKVDIVISSTGSAEPIIILDQMKSIMNFRNHRPIFIIDIAVPRDFEPEINKLYNVFLYSIDDLQTISDKNLARRFAEIPKAEAIIEEEVKKFFSWFRSLKVSPLIQKLKEKVEHIRNAEIQKNKKYFKEENIEMLDIFAKSLVNKILHGPMTKIKEFNEDSEIGLLRLDTIREIFELEKTHEKNEN